The DNA region TTGATTGCAATTGATGGAGGGAAACCTGAGCTAACGGGTACTGTTCCGATAGTGATCAATGTGTTGGATGCGAATGATAACGCGCCTAAATTTGATAAATCCATTTATAACGTCCGGATATTGGAAAATACACCGAATGGGACATTAGTTATCCAACTGAACGCCTCTGATGCAGATGAGGGCATCAGTAAGGAAATAGTGTACTTCTTTAGTAATCTTGTTCTTGACAATGTAAAATCTAAATTTACAATTAATTCCAATAGTGGAGAAATAACAGTTAAGGGAGGACTGGATTACGAAGActtaaatttatatgaaattaataTTGATGCAGTGGATAGAAGTGCATTCCCATTAACAGGACACTGCAAAGTAATAGTGAAACTTCTTGATGTGAATGATAACAATCCAGAAATAGCCATAACCTCTCTATCTCTGCCTGTCGAAGAGGACGCTGCACTCGGCACGGTCATCGCCCTGATCAGCGTGTCCGACCGCGACTCCGGTGCCAACGGGCAGGTAACATGCACCCTGACGCCCCATGTTCCCTTCAAGCTGGTGTCCACCTTCAATAATTACTATTCTCTGGTGCTGGACAGCGCCCTGGACCGCGAGAGCGTGGCGGCGTATGCGCTGGTGGTGACAGCGCGGGACCAGGGTTCGCCTTCTCTATCGGCCTCGGTCAGCGTGTCCGTGGAGGTGGGAGATGTGAACGACAACGCGCCGGTCTTCGCGCAGCCCGAGTACACAGTGTTCGTAAAGGAGAACAACCCTCCAGGCTGCCACATCTTCACGGTGTCTGCGCGCGACGCGGACGCACAGGAGAACGCGCTGGTGTCCTTTTCTCTGGTGGAGCGGCGGGTGGGTGAGCGTGTGGTGTCGAGCTACGTGTCGGTGCACGCGGAGAGCGGTAAGGTGTACGCGCTGCAGTCCCTGGACCACGAGGAGCTGGAGCTGCTGCAGTTCCAGGTGAGCGCGCGCGACGCGGGCTTCCCGCCTCTGGGCAGCAACGTGACGCTGCAGGTGTTTGTGCTGGACGAGAACGACAGCGCGCCAGAGCTGCTCCCATCTCAAGCGGGCGGCGCGGGCGGCGCGCTGACGGGGTTGGTGCCGCGATCTGTGGGCGCAGGCCACGTGGTGGCGAAGGTGCGTGCGGTGGACGCGGACTCGGGCTACAACGCGTGGCTGTCTTACGAGCTGCAGCCGGCGGCGGGCGGTGAGCGTAGCCCGTTCCGCGTGGGGCTGTACACGGGCGAGGTTAGCACGACGCGTGCCCTCGATGAAGCGGACGCGTCGCGCCAGCGCCTGCTGGTGCTGGTGAAGGACCACGGCGAGCCAGCGCTGATGGCCACGGCCACCGTGCTGCTGTCGTTAGTGGAGAGCAGCCAGGCATTGAAGGCGTCGTCACGGGTGTCAGCGGGCATCGTGGGCGCCGAGGCGGCGCTGGTGGACGTCAACGTGTACCTGATCATCGCCATCTGTGCCGTGTCCAGCCTGTTGGTGCTCACGCTGCTGCTGTACACGGCCTTGCGGTGCTCTGCACCTCCCACAGAGAGCGCATGCGGGCCCGGGAAGCCCACGCTGGTGTGCTCCAGCGCGGTGGGGAGCTGGTCGTACTCGCAGCAGAGGCGGCAGAGGGTGTGCGCTGGGGAGGGGCCGCCCAAGACGGATCTCATGGCCTTCAGCCCCAGCCCTACACCATGCCCTGTTTCAGCGGATGTGGGTGAACATCAGATTTTAAACGAAGATAATTTCGCCAAAgtaagtgtgtgtgttttttttcctataattaaCAATTaacattcaatttttaaaaatgtttgtgattttctttgtttccatttcgtattttcccattaaaatgtcgtgtatatattcaatatatttgtcctttagtttcctgttaattattaaaatttcttaGATTTTGTTACTCTTATTTTTAAGTGGAATGAGACATTATGAACGACATTGTACATCTGAAGTTTCTTGTCCTCAAACTCCTAATTTCATTCGATAAGTCCATTTGTGGTTCATTTTTATTGGAGCAAATAGTGTTTCTCTGATTAATACttgagattttcctttttttttgcatttgaacTTTAAGGAGagttattttgcatttatatttttgataATACATTGAAATTCAACATCACTCTCATGTATGCTTTTATACGTCCTGGTTCAAATTTTATGGGCCAACAACTTATTTAGTCAACACTTTCAAATTACCCATTTTGTGTAAGAAATCTGCCcattacattttgttttctagaCTCCCTTTTGAATCTGATGAACCTAAGAGTAGTTTCCTTTGTAGTTGCTCTTTTAAACCATTTAGTGATAAAGGATAGAGTAATAATTATTAGACTAAATACTTCTGATCCCGATGAAGGAGTGAGAAGAGAAAATTTCGTAGGCTTTTAATGGCCTTGTTCCCCCAGTGGTTATTGCCCAGTTTATTATAGGTCTGAATTCCACAGAAATAGTAATTCAAGGTAATTTGAACTTTGAACAAGTAAATTCTTATAAAATCTTCATTATTCTGATACTCCTGAATTCTTTTATGTTTGAATTTGGGATGTGTTCTTTTCATGGAGAGCAAGTCTAAAACTATTACTTCTATCTTAATGATTCTCCTATTCAATATTTCTTACATGAAAAGCAGCAGAGAGTGGGAATTGTTGTGAGTTCTGAAGGCATCCTCCCTTGGTTAAATTCCACCCCTACTAGTTTTTTTCTGTGCAGCATTGGATATGTTATTTAACCTTTTTTCCCACCTGTAAGGCTGGGATGATAAACAGTAGTACCTATCGCAAAGAATTACTGTAAGTATTTAGTATGTTGATGCTGGTACAGTGCTTATTTCCAAATATAAGTGCTTAATAAAATTTAGCAATTATTAttctgaagaggaaaaggaaaatctaaAGTATCATAAAGATGTCATTATAGCTTccatgttatatttattttacgTAAAGATGATTTGTTTTGTGATTCATGGAAAGCCATAATTACCAAATTATTCCAAGTTGTTTGAAAGATTTTCAATGCCATTTACTAGATtgagaaaataatctaatatcaGTTTTCAAAGTTGAAATTCAAATGAAGAGTTTGGCAGTGGAAAGGCTTTTTGTATTCAAAAAAGACATTTAAGATTCTAAGCCCTCAGAGATTTTTGAAGGTAGTTTAAACTTTTGGGGTTGTCCATCTTTTTGTGGGAAATAGTACACATCTTTGAGCTAGAGtgatttatttttccacatttaaaaGTGACCTAAAATCCATCAGTGGTCTCACTTGGAGATTTTACTCCTCATGTGCCCATTTTCCATTCTTGATAAGACAGAAGTTATTAatagtgttttctgttttttcaaaagATGTA from Choloepus didactylus isolate mChoDid1 chromosome 13, mChoDid1.pri, whole genome shotgun sequence includes:
- the LOC119507823 gene encoding protocadherin alpha-5 isoform X13 — translated: MQKRFENWKEFAMVYSQRGSPGSRRLLLLFLVLAAWEAGSGQVHYSVPEEAKHGTFVGRIAQDLGLELAELVPRLFRVESKGRGDLLEVNLQNGILFVNSRIDREELCGRSAECSIHLEVIVDRPLQVFLVEVEVKDINDNPPKFFRQEQRLFILESRIADSRFPLEGAFDMDIGANAELRYKLNPNEYFDLDVKTNEEETNFLELVLKKPLDREEIQEHHLLLIAIDGGKPELTGTVPIVINVLDANDNAPKFDKSIYNVRILENTPNGTLVIQLNASDADEGISKEIVYFFSNLVLDNVKSKFTINSNSGEITVKGGLDYEDLNLYEINIDAVDRSAFPLTGHCKVIVKLLDVNDNNPEIAITSLSLPVEEDAALGTVIALISVSDRDSGANGQVTCTLTPHVPFKLVSTFNNYYSLVLDSALDRESVAAYALVVTARDQGSPSLSASVSVSVEVGDVNDNAPVFAQPEYTVFVKENNPPGCHIFTVSARDADAQENALVSFSLVERRVGERVVSSYVSVHAESGKVYALQSLDHEELELLQFQVSARDAGFPPLGSNVTLQVFVLDENDSAPELLPSQAGGAGGALTGLVPRSVGAGHVVAKVRAVDADSGYNAWLSYELQPAAGGERSPFRVGLYTGEVSTTRALDEADASRQRLLVLVKDHGEPALMATATVLLSLVESSQALKASSRVSAGIVGAEAALVDVNVYLIIAICAVSSLLVLTLLLYTALRCSAPPTESACGPGKPTLVCSSAVGSWSYSQQRRQRVCAGEGPPKTDLMAFSPSPTPCPVSADVGEHQILNEDNFAKIIETLDLQR
- the LOC119507823 gene encoding protocadherin alpha-5 isoform X3, yielding MQKRFENWKEFAMVYSQRGSPGSRRLLLLFLVLAAWEAGSGQVHYSVPEEAKHGTFVGRIAQDLGLELAELVPRLFRVESKGRGDLLEVNLQNGILFVNSRIDREELCGRSAECSIHLEVIVDRPLQVFLVEVEVKDINDNPPKFFRQEQRLFILESRIADSRFPLEGAFDMDIGANAELRYKLNPNEYFDLDVKTNEEETNFLELVLKKPLDREEIQEHHLLLIAIDGGKPELTGTVPIVINVLDANDNAPKFDKSIYNVRILENTPNGTLVIQLNASDADEGISKEIVYFFSNLVLDNVKSKFTINSNSGEITVKGGLDYEDLNLYEINIDAVDRSAFPLTGHCKVIVKLLDVNDNNPEIAITSLSLPVEEDAALGTVIALISVSDRDSGANGQVTCTLTPHVPFKLVSTFNNYYSLVLDSALDRESVAAYALVVTARDQGSPSLSASVSVSVEVGDVNDNAPVFAQPEYTVFVKENNPPGCHIFTVSARDADAQENALVSFSLVERRVGERVVSSYVSVHAESGKVYALQSLDHEELELLQFQVSARDAGFPPLGSNVTLQVFVLDENDSAPELLPSQAGGAGGALTGLVPRSVGAGHVVAKVRAVDADSGYNAWLSYELQPAAGGERSPFRVGLYTGEVSTTRALDEADASRQRLLVLVKDHGEPALMATATVLLSLVESSQALKASSRVSAGIVGAEAALVDVNVYLIIAICAVSSLLVLTLLLYTALRCSAPPTESACGPGKPTLVCSSAVGSWSYSQQRRQRVCAGEGPPKTDLMAFSPSPTPCPVSADVGEHQILNEDNFAKPRQPNPDWRYSASLRAGMHSSVHLEEAGILRAGPGGPDQQWPTVSSATPEPEAGEVSPPVGAGVNSNSWTFKYGPGNPKQSGPGELPDKFIIPGSPAIISIRQEPTNSQIDKSDFITFGKKEETKKKKKKKKGNKTQEKKEKGNSTTDNSDQ